The Acidimicrobiales bacterium genome contains the following window.
ACGCTCAGGTAGTTGAGGAACACGCCGATCACGCCGAGCGCCATCAGTCCGAAGAAGGCGTAGGGCACCCACTTGGGTGTGAACTTGGCGGCCGTCGGCACCGGCGGGGTGTACCGGGAGCTCGCCTCGGCCCGCTTGCCGGCACCGTGGGAGTGGGTGGCGGCGCGGCTGCCCTTCGGGGCGGGACGGGTGCCTTTCGGGGTGACCCGGCCGCTCGGGGTGCGTGGCTTGGCCGCCGGTTTGGGCTTGGTCGACGTGCGGTTCGCCCGATTGCCCGACGGCTTCTTCGTCACAGCGCGGTCCCTTCGCTCCTCGAATCCGTTGCCGAGACCCTACGACTCCCGAAGTAGCCTCGACACGCCATGGCAGCCCGGATACTGGTGATCGACAACTACGACTCGTTCGTCTACAACCTCGTCCAGTACCTGGGCGAACTCGGCGCCGAGCCCCTGGTGCACCGCCACGACGCGCTCACGCTCGACGAGATCGAGGCGCTGGACCCCGATGGCGTGCTGATCTCGCCCGGCCCGGGCCGACCGGAGGACGCGGGCCTGTCGTGCGCCGTGATCGAGCGGTTCGCCGGTCGCCGCCCGGTGTTCGGGGTGTGCCTCGGCAACCAGGCGATCGGCCACGTCTACGGCGGTGCGGTGGTGCGGGCACCAGAGGTCGTGCACGGCAAGACCTCGTTGATCACCCACGAGGGCCGCGGCGTCTTCGCCGGCCTGCCCAACCCCCTCGAGGCCACCCGGTACCACTCCTTGGTGGTCGATCGGGCCTCGGTGCCCGACTGCCTCGAGGTCACCGCCGTCACCGACGACGGCTTGGTCATGGGCCTACGCCACCGCGAGTTCGACGTCGAGGGCGTGCAGTTTCACCCCGAGTCGATCCTCACCGTGTCCGGCCACGACCTCCTTCAGCGCTTCCTCGACCGCTGCGCCACCCCCGTCTGACCAGCCCCCGACTCCGCCCCCTGACCCTCCCGTGGGTCCTCTCCCTGACCCGTGGGGGGGTGGCGATGTGGCGGTTGGGTCGGCCGAGTCCCCCCGTTCGGCGTCGGTCGGTCGGTTCGAGACGCGCGATCGCCGGGGATCGCGGCCGCCGCTCGTCGGGAACCGCGAAACCCCGGCGTCGGGGGGACTCAGTGCTTGATCGGGATCTGCTTGGGCTCGGGCGTCGCGGGGGTCGGTACCCGCACCTCGAGGATGCCGTCGTGGTACTGCGCCGAGATGTCGGACGGTGAGATCCCGTCCGGCATGGGCAGCGAGCGGTGGTACTCGCCGTACCGCAGCTCCTGTCGCACATAGCCGCGCTTTTCGGTCTTCTCCTCCTCGTGGCGTTCGGCGTCGATGTGGAGCATCCCGTTGGCCACGGTGAGCTCGACGTCCTTGTCGGGGTCGATGCCCGGAAGGTCCGCTCGTACCACCAGCGTCCCGTCCTCTTGGAACTCCTCTACTCGCAGCAGACGCTCGACGTCGTGCCACGAGGTATCCCAGGTGCGACGCCACGGCGCCGCCGTCCAGTTGCCGAACCACTGGTCGAGGCGATCGAACATGTCTGCCGATTCGGGGAGCCGCTCTCGCTTGTTCAGGGCTTTCGTCATTGCTGGTACCTCCTCGCCTTGGTCATCCGCCGGTCCCCTGCTTGTTGCCATGGTGCTGCTGGCGTCGACGACGTGACTAGGGACCTTGGTCCCGTTGTGCGCAAGAACCGGTCGGTTGCCCGACGCTCGGCCACAGCCGCGCCGCGCCGTCCCGCTGTCAGGACAGGTCGCGGTCGCGCTCGTCGCGGTCGCGTTCGCTCGACGGGTCGTCCGCGGGGCGCACGACCACCACCGGGCATGTCGCGTGGTGCACGACGGCGGTGCTCACCGATCCGAGCATCATGCTGGCGAACCCGCCCCGGCCCCGGGAGCCGACCACGAGCATCCGGGCGCCCTTGGCAGCCTCGAGGAGCAGCAATGGCGGATAGCCCGGGTCGGTGAGAACACGCAGGCCAGGAGGGCGAGGCGCGCCCGCGAGGCACTCGTCGAGCAACGCGTCGACCCGCTCGCGAGCCACTGCGCTCAGACGCTCGCGGTCCTCGCGCCACTGCGTGTTGAAGCCCTCGGCCCACTCGCCGGGAATGGTCCAGGCGTGCACGACGTCGATGGGGTCGCCGCGCAGCGCGGCCTCCTCCAACGCGAAAGCGAGCGCCGCGCGGCCCCCGCCGGAATCGTCGACCCCCACCACGATGGGGTGGCGGCGTTCGTCGTTGAACGCTTCTTCAGCCATGTCGACCTCCAACTCGGGATCACCACCGACGGTCGGTGGCTCCGGCTCCAGTGAAACGGGGCGCTGCGCCCCAGGCCAGAGGCCAAAGTCCCACCGGTCTTCTCGCGGGCACCAACCCCTTCCGAGCCGGTCAGCAATCCGAGGCTGCCAGCCGCACCGCTAGGGGGTGGTGGTCGACGTGGTCGACGACGAGCCGGGGGTGGTGGTCGACGTGGTCGACGTGGTGGTGCTGCTGGTGGTTGTGGTGGGCTCGACGCCGTTGGAGATCACCACGACCACCGTCTCGCCGGGCTTGAGCTTGGTGCCGCCGGCGGGGTCGAGGCGGATCACCTTCCCTTGCGGCACGGTCGGGCTGTACTCGTAGTTGAGCTGCACGTGGTAGCCGGCGCTGGTCAGGGCGGACACGGCCGCGTCCTGGTCGCTGCCGACGGGGATGCTCGGCACCGTCTTGTTCGTGCCGGTCGAGTACGTCAACTTCACGGTGCCGCCCGGTGGGACGACGGAGCCGCTGGTGGGATCGACCGACATGACCACGTTGGCGTCGACCTCGTCGTTGGCTTGGCCGATCTGATCGATCTGATCGCTGCTGAGGCCGGCGGCCTCGAGGCGGTTCACGGCGTCGTCGAGGCTGAGGCCCTCGATGCCGTCAGGGATCTTGATCTCATGCCCGGCGCTCACGACGAGCTTGATGCTCGACCCCTTGGCCACCGCCTTCCCGGTGGGCGGATCGGTCCGGATGACGAGGTCCTTGCCGACGCTGTCGTCGTACACGCGCTCGATGTCGGTGGCCACGGTGAAGCCGGCGTTCTTCAACTGGTTGGTGGCGGCCAGGATCGACTGCTTGCGCACGTCGGGCACCTTGACCTTGTCGCTGCCGCCGACGCCGAGGCTGCGGGCCAGCACGAACAGCCCCACGCCGAGCAGGGCCAGCAAGGCGATGGCCGCCACGAGGAACACCCCACCACGCCGGCGCGGCGGCTCGTCGAACCGGTTGCTCGGCGGCAACATGGCGCCGTCGCCGGCCATCGTCGACGTGGCGGCGCGGGTGGCGCGGGTGGCGCCGACCCCGGCGACTGCGGCCGTCGCGCCGACCGGCGGGTCGAGGATGCCTTCGGCTTGGACGGGCCGGCCCTCGCGGAAGCGGCGCAGGTCGGCACGCAGGTCTTCGGCGGAGGCGTAGCGGTTGGCCGGGTTCTTGGCCAGCAGCTTCATGGTGATCGCCTCGTACGCCGGCGGGATCGCCGTGTTCAGGTGGCGAGGCGGGACGGGCTGCTCCTGCACGTGCTTGTACGCGATCGCCACCGGCGAGTCGCCCTGGAAGGGTGGGCGGCCACACACCATCTCGTACATGACGACCCCGAGCGAGTACAGGTCGCTGCGAGGATCGACGGGGCGGCCCTGCGCCTGTTCTGGCGAGAAATAGGTGGCCGTGCCCATGACCGAGCCGGTCTGGGTGAGGTTGGCGTCGGCACCCGACGTCGTGGCGCGGGCGATGCCGAAGTCGGTGACCTTCACCACGCCGTCGCGGGAGATCAACACGTTGCCGGGTTTGACGTCGCGGTGCACGACGCCGTTGCGGTGGGCGAACCCGAGGGCCGCGCCCACGTCGGTCGCGATGTCGGCGGCGCGGTCGGGGTGGACCGTGCCTTCGGCCTTCAAGATGTCGGCCAAGCTGCGCCCGTCGACGTACTCCATCACGATGAAGTGGGTGCCGGCCTCCTTCCCCCAGTCGTAGACACCCACGATGTTGGGGTGGTTGAGGTTGGCGGCAGCCTGGGCTTCCCGGCGGAAGCGCTCGACGAACGACTGGTCGGTGGCGAACTCCGGGACCAGGATCTTCACGGCGACCGGGCGCTCGAGGAGCTGGTCGCGGGCGAGGAACACTTCGGCCATGCCGCCCCGCGCGATGCGGCGATGCAGCTCGTAGCGTCCGCTGAGGACCACGGGGCCCTGTTCCGACATGGGGCTAGAGCCTAGAGGTCGACCCGACCGTGACCGGGGGCACGGGGTCGGGCGGGTCGCCGGCGGAGGGTGGTAGGTCGGTTGCGGATCTCGTCACGGCTCGGTCCGTGCAGTGGACGTTGACGGTGCCTGAGCGCACGTGACGGCTCATCAGTGTCCTCCGCCCGGCTGGTTCTGGGCCGCGATCGCGGCGTTCAACAAGGCGCTGGCCACCGGTCCGGCCACTGCCGCGCCGGTCGACTCGTTGCCGTGCCCGGGCACCCGCGGCACCACCACAGCCACCACCACGGTGGGCTCCTGGCCGGTCGGTCCCGCCCACGCCACCATCCACGCGTTGTTGGTGGCGGGGGTGGTGGCCACCTCGGCCGTGCCGGTCTTGGCGCCCACCGTGTAGCCGGGCACGTTGAACACGCCACGGGCGGTGCCGTGGTCGACCACGTTGATCATCGCCCCGCGCATGGTGGCCGCGGCCGATGGGCTGATCGCCTGCTTCCACACGTGGTTCTCGTAGGTCTTCACCACGTTGCCTTGCTCGTCGATCACCTGGTTGAGCAAGTGGGGCGCCATGATCGCCCCGTTGTTCGCCACGCCCGCGGTGGCCAAGGCCATCTCCAGCGGGGTGGCGCGCACGTCGCCCTGGCCGATCGAGCCCTGGGCCAGCAGGGGCAACTGGTGGGCGAAGTCGGTCGGGAACACCGAGGTGGCGGCGTTCGGCAAATCGATCGGGGGCTGCTCGTTGAACCCGAACTTGTCGGCTCCCGCCACCATCAACGACGGCCCGATGGTCTCGAGGCCCATCTGCGCGAACGACGAGTTGCACGACACAGCGAGGATGCGGAACAGC
Protein-coding sequences here:
- a CDS encoding Hsp20/alpha crystallin family protein produces the protein MTKALNKRERLPESADMFDRLDQWFGNWTAAPWRRTWDTSWHDVERLLRVEEFQEDGTLVVRADLPGIDPDKDVELTVANGMLHIDAERHEEEKTEKRGYVRQELRYGEYHRSLPMPDGISPSDISAQYHDGILEVRVPTPATPEPKQIPIKH
- the pknB gene encoding Stk1 family PASTA domain-containing Ser/Thr kinase, whose translation is MSEQGPVVLSGRYELHRRIARGGMAEVFLARDQLLERPVAVKILVPEFATDQSFVERFRREAQAAANLNHPNIVGVYDWGKEAGTHFIVMEYVDGRSLADILKAEGTVHPDRAADIATDVGAALGFAHRNGVVHRDVKPGNVLISRDGVVKVTDFGIARATTSGADANLTQTGSVMGTATYFSPEQAQGRPVDPRSDLYSLGVVMYEMVCGRPPFQGDSPVAIAYKHVQEQPVPPRHLNTAIPPAYEAITMKLLAKNPANRYASAEDLRADLRRFREGRPVQAEGILDPPVGATAAVAGVGATRATRAATSTMAGDGAMLPPSNRFDEPPRRRGGVFLVAAIALLALLGVGLFVLARSLGVGGSDKVKVPDVRKQSILAATNQLKNAGFTVATDIERVYDDSVGKDLVIRTDPPTGKAVAKGSSIKLVVSAGHEIKIPDGIEGLSLDDAVNRLEAAGLSSDQIDQIGQANDEVDANVVMSVDPTSGSVVPPGGTVKLTYSTGTNKTVPSIPVGSDQDAAVSALTSAGYHVQLNYEYSPTVPQGKVIRLDPAGGTKLKPGETVVVVISNGVEPTTTTSSTTTSTTSTTTPGSSSTTSTTTP
- a CDS encoding universal stress protein, encoding MAEEAFNDERRHPIVVGVDDSGGGRAALAFALEEAALRGDPIDVVHAWTIPGEWAEGFNTQWREDRERLSAVARERVDALLDECLAGAPRPPGLRVLTDPGYPPLLLLEAAKGARMLVVGSRGRGGFASMMLGSVSTAVVHHATCPVVVVRPADDPSSERDRDERDRDLS
- a CDS encoding aminodeoxychorismate/anthranilate synthase component II; translation: MAARILVIDNYDSFVYNLVQYLGELGAEPLVHRHDALTLDEIEALDPDGVLISPGPGRPEDAGLSCAVIERFAGRRPVFGVCLGNQAIGHVYGGAVVRAPEVVHGKTSLITHEGRGVFAGLPNPLEATRYHSLVVDRASVPDCLEVTAVTDDGLVMGLRHREFDVEGVQFHPESILTVSGHDLLQRFLDRCATPV